In a genomic window of Deinococcus aestuarii:
- a CDS encoding FRG domain-containing protein, giving the protein MHDIRVHSWLELYDVLHSEAWNPALRRFRSPFVFRGQAVDAKLTTTLQRLEGEVRDVERHLLRNFRKYAYRSGVDRDLSWYWLALGQHHGLPTRLLDWTSSPMVALHFATAEEELYGRDGVIWMVNFEETNRELPLPLRRLLDREGGQVFTVDMLAAYSRRHQQAEQSPVTSFDMGWLEDLEQEAEQPFLLFLEPPSLDERIVQQSALFALLSNPDTALDDWLVRHPAAYRKVIVPAELKWEIRDKLDQSNINERTLFPDLGGLSRSLRRYYRLRKDVPAVPYSDLSGRPEQDTPVQR; this is encoded by the coding sequence ATGCACGACATCCGCGTCCATTCGTGGCTGGAGCTGTACGACGTTTTGCATTCGGAGGCGTGGAATCCGGCCCTGCGCCGCTTTCGCTCGCCCTTCGTGTTCCGGGGGCAGGCGGTGGACGCCAAGCTCACGACCACCCTGCAACGGCTGGAGGGCGAGGTGCGCGACGTGGAGCGCCACCTCCTGCGCAACTTCCGCAAGTACGCCTACCGCTCGGGCGTAGACCGCGACCTCTCGTGGTACTGGCTGGCGCTCGGGCAGCACCACGGCCTGCCCACCCGGCTGCTCGACTGGACCTCCTCGCCGATGGTCGCGCTGCACTTCGCCACCGCCGAGGAGGAGCTGTACGGCAGGGACGGGGTGATCTGGATGGTCAACTTCGAGGAGACGAACCGGGAGCTGCCCCTGCCCCTGCGGCGGCTCCTCGACCGTGAGGGCGGGCAGGTCTTCACGGTGGACATGCTCGCCGCGTACTCGCGGCGCCACCAGCAGGCCGAGCAGTCCCCCGTCACCTCCTTCGACATGGGCTGGCTCGAAGACCTCGAACAGGAGGCCGAGCAGCCCTTCCTGCTCTTCTTGGAGCCCCCCTCCCTCGACGAGCGGATCGTGCAGCAGTCGGCCCTCTTCGCGCTGCTCTCCAACCCCGATACGGCGCTCGACGACTGGTTGGTCCGCCACCCCGCCGCCTACCGCAAGGTCATCGTCCCCGCCGAGCTGAAGTGGGAGATCAGGGACAAGCTCGACCAGTCGAACATCAACGAGCGCACCCTCTTCCCCGATCTCGGCGGGCTGAGCCGCTCGCTGCGGCGCTACTACCGCCTCCGGAAGGACGTGCCCGCCGTGCCCTACAGTGACCTCTCGGGCCGCCCCGAACAGGACACCCCGGTCCAGCGGTAG